A window of the Desulforapulum autotrophicum HRM2 genome harbors these coding sequences:
- a CDS encoding 3-oxoacyl-ACP synthase III translates to MKYTKVFIDAIGYELAPHAVTTDEIEARLAPFYESVGFGKGQLLALTGIRERRFWDVEHTLAQGSAKAGQKAIEAAGIDPLSIESLVFCGVGRDGFEPATACAVANELKISPSAHVYDVSNACLGVITGMVQVANEIELGHISAGLVVSCETARQIVDATIDEINERKSVDFYKRTIATMTGGSGACAVLLTNGTLGNDAVHRHALMGGVVQQANEFHDMCRWTFEESGMPTHSRVCMRTNGHGVLENGLTLAKITFDRFKKELNLGDNKPDKFICHQVGSTHQQMFHKAINIDKAKDYATFPYLGNMGTVSLPMTAAIADERGFLLPGDVVGLLGIGSGLNCLMMGVKW, encoded by the coding sequence ATGAAATATACAAAGGTATTCATTGATGCCATCGGGTACGAACTTGCCCCCCATGCAGTCACAACCGATGAGATCGAGGCAAGGCTTGCCCCTTTTTATGAATCGGTCGGTTTTGGCAAAGGTCAGCTCCTGGCCCTGACTGGTATTCGGGAACGGCGGTTCTGGGATGTTGAGCACACCCTGGCCCAGGGGTCTGCAAAGGCTGGACAAAAGGCCATTGAGGCCGCTGGAATCGATCCTTTGAGTATCGAAAGCCTTGTGTTCTGCGGGGTTGGCCGGGACGGTTTTGAACCGGCAACGGCCTGTGCCGTTGCCAACGAACTCAAAATAAGCCCCTCGGCCCATGTGTATGACGTTTCCAACGCCTGCCTCGGGGTCATTACCGGCATGGTTCAGGTGGCCAACGAGATTGAGCTAGGCCACATCAGCGCAGGCCTGGTGGTGTCGTGTGAGACGGCCCGGCAGATTGTAGACGCCACGATTGATGAGATCAACGAACGAAAGAGCGTGGACTTTTACAAGCGAACCATAGCCACCATGACCGGCGGTTCCGGGGCCTGCGCAGTACTTCTCACCAACGGCACCCTTGGCAACGATGCCGTCCACCGCCATGCCCTCATGGGCGGTGTGGTTCAGCAGGCCAACGAGTTCCATGACATGTGCCGCTGGACCTTTGAGGAATCGGGCATGCCGACCCATTCACGGGTGTGCATGCGAACCAATGGCCACGGCGTGCTGGAAAACGGTCTCACCCTTGCAAAGATCACCTTTGACCGGTTTAAAAAGGAACTCAACCTCGGGGACAACAAGCCGGACAAGTTCATCTGCCACCAGGTGGGCTCAACCCACCAGCAGATGTTTCATAAGGCCATTAATATCGACAAAGCAAAGGATTATGCCACCTTTCCCTATCTTGGCAACATGGGAACGGTATCGTTGCCCATGACGGCTGCCATTGCAGATGAAAGGGGATTTCTCCTTCCCGGCGACGTTGTGGGTTTACTTGGTATCGGGTCTGGTCTCAACTGCCTGATGATGGGGGTAAAATGGTAA
- a CDS encoding beta-ketoacyl synthase N-terminal-like domain-containing protein: protein MKNAADNIAVTGISGIFPGAHTIDQFADNIMACHEAIVDVPDHRWVIPPDRVVSTVYKPDAACSRRAGLVEGFSFDPDGFLIDRDLVAALDPVHQMVLHTGRLALESTSHSQKIREKTGVILAAISLPTQAASDISRRIIMGDTRTISRADIFSAGVVSVPATILSRALGLFGGSFTLDAACASSLYAVKLACRELTLGRADMMIAGGVSRPDSLYTQVGFTQLKALSPTGRCAPFDKSADGLVVGEGAGIIVLKRLEDAVAAGDRIWGVIQGAGWSNDIEGNLVAPASDGQIRAMATAFKNAGWLPGDIQHLECHGSATPVGDNIELNSMKTLWNNAGCANIPCAIGSIKSMTGHLLTAAGAAGLIKTLVAMDRQQLPPSLHFKEPTAHSPLYETGFRVQTRPEPWKAKVPRAGISGFGFGGINAHVLVEGYQPNASRQFFQPRNVKETAPEPIAVVGMATLTATADTLEKFKEQVFNGRTRLPEPAGQRWRVMPSDTNNIPEIKGFWINQVTTFPGEFHLPPNQIPDLLPQHLIMLKAARDAMKDAGLSLRPGKEQGPRDRFGAAIGIEFDFGAADFHLRWSVDNKAHEIRDLFSPPLTANRTLGALGGIVASRIAREFKLGGPCFTVSAQSASGLKAIEIGVNCLQSGETDLFLCGAVDMAGDLRQTLLTHGLTPFSGQDETLPFDRKARGTLPSEGACALILKPLDQAIKDKDRIYSIIRGTANAGPGSSEQETADGSNQFSEEPLVRDGVSNSGRTMVDAYRRSLERCLTHGNVAASSVGLYEAHGSADPWNDTMELEALEHLQFDCAVGSTRATSGDTGAAAGLLSAIKASLALFHHIIPPVPGFNTPIKPFDRNSPIHIPKHPAYWTKTDKNLPRRALVTAITRDREVAHLLLEGVDCPQQRLNPLGEPETTLFIVRAGSTAGLRTRLLELEDLVVRLMLEAPCPSCHAIGAAWFRQTRPSTGPVLSILANNTNTLRHLIQTAIQAVQDNQACQIDGSEGIVYTLNPMGQKGRMAFLYPGSGNHFPAMGRQIGVLFPEILDQMEQRTTTPACNLIYSQVLFGDLMTRVSRTFGLTPQAGIGHSLGETASLFSLGVWNDPDQMLTRMEQSDLFTEKLAGKFLAVKQSWGLGDDETPDWTVAAVNRSAREIETQLCNHERVYLLIRNTPDETVIGGSRDSVNAVIKALGCGAMFLEGVIAVHCPIAKACAEAYRELHKFTCTPVPGIDFYSCSRGTRYLPTTETAAQSIVDQTIRGFDYVRLINQAWEDGIRVFVEMGPGNSCTRAVGRILEDRPHLVLSLSSTSAGDNDLCVLLKGLATLAAHNIELDLARLFIQPETTAPKPPVQTLSIPTARSMVECDTMAAVWDKPQQQTQIEASQSIEKQKTPGMEHPALFDSPRLTARAHELFLTLTQTNMQAYEIQFAALAGAAADTMDGDVTFVKGPSPTPGTGIASPRLPEPIFDRDSCLEFARGRAGNVLGKAFEIIDTYPVRVRLPEEPLMLVDRIMSIDGEMLSMGPGRIVTQHDVVDKAWYLDGGKTPVSITIEAGQADLFLCSWLGIDHQVQGKRRYRLLDAKVTFHRDLPCPGETIEYHIEIDRFLKQGEIHLFFFHYRGYVNNDLLISMREGCAGFFTPEEVENSGGIILTARDRETHQPPSPWIPPVQMVNEHYDDSQINALRNGDLNKCFGPVFKGIVLGKNMRLPGQRMHLLDRVTAVEPRGGRFGLGRITAEADIQPDDWFLTCHFIDDMVMPGTLMYECCAHTLRIFTQRMGWISTNDDVHYDVVPGIESDLKCRGPVTVHTKKARYEIEVKEMGYNPEPYVIADAHMFSDNHRIVLYKNMGLKIAGLTRLEIERTWS from the coding sequence ATGAAAAACGCTGCCGATAACATCGCCGTAACGGGAATCTCCGGTATCTTTCCCGGTGCCCATACCATTGACCAATTTGCCGATAACATCATGGCCTGCCACGAGGCGATCGTGGATGTTCCAGACCATCGATGGGTTATCCCGCCCGACCGGGTTGTTTCAACCGTGTACAAGCCTGATGCTGCCTGCTCGAGAAGGGCCGGTCTTGTGGAGGGCTTCTCCTTTGACCCAGATGGCTTTTTGATCGACCGGGACCTTGTAGCTGCCCTTGATCCCGTGCACCAGATGGTGCTCCACACAGGAAGACTGGCCCTTGAATCCACCTCGCACTCCCAGAAGATAAGGGAAAAAACCGGGGTTATCCTCGCTGCAATCAGTCTTCCAACCCAGGCTGCATCTGATATTTCCCGAAGAATCATCATGGGTGACACCAGGACGATCTCCCGGGCCGACATCTTTTCCGCAGGCGTTGTCTCTGTGCCTGCCACGATATTGTCCCGGGCTCTGGGACTTTTTGGAGGAAGCTTTACCCTGGATGCGGCCTGCGCCTCGTCCCTTTACGCGGTCAAGCTTGCCTGCCGGGAGCTCACCCTTGGCAGGGCAGACATGATGATCGCAGGTGGGGTGTCACGACCCGATTCACTCTACACCCAGGTGGGTTTCACCCAGCTCAAGGCCCTTTCACCAACCGGGCGGTGCGCTCCCTTTGATAAAAGTGCAGACGGACTTGTTGTGGGTGAAGGCGCAGGTATTATTGTACTCAAGCGCCTTGAGGACGCCGTTGCAGCAGGCGACAGGATATGGGGGGTGATACAGGGGGCCGGGTGGTCCAACGACATCGAAGGCAACCTTGTGGCACCGGCTTCGGACGGCCAGATCCGGGCCATGGCAACGGCATTTAAAAATGCCGGGTGGTTACCTGGGGATATCCAGCACCTTGAGTGCCACGGCTCTGCCACCCCTGTGGGGGACAATATCGAACTCAATTCCATGAAGACCCTGTGGAACAATGCTGGTTGCGCCAATATCCCCTGTGCCATTGGATCCATAAAATCCATGACCGGCCATCTTCTAACGGCAGCAGGGGCTGCGGGGTTGATCAAAACCCTGGTTGCCATGGACAGGCAACAGCTTCCCCCTTCCCTCCATTTTAAGGAACCCACTGCCCATAGTCCCCTGTACGAAACGGGCTTCAGGGTGCAGACACGACCTGAGCCCTGGAAGGCAAAGGTTCCCAGGGCCGGTATTTCTGGGTTTGGTTTTGGCGGAATCAACGCCCATGTGCTTGTCGAAGGATACCAACCCAATGCATCCAGACAATTTTTTCAGCCCAGGAATGTTAAGGAAACAGCGCCGGAACCCATTGCCGTTGTGGGCATGGCAACCCTGACTGCAACGGCCGACACCCTTGAAAAATTTAAAGAACAAGTCTTTAACGGCAGGACCCGATTACCTGAACCGGCTGGACAAAGATGGCGGGTGATGCCCTCAGACACAAATAATATTCCAGAGATCAAAGGGTTCTGGATCAATCAGGTCACAACCTTTCCAGGGGAATTTCACCTTCCACCAAACCAGATCCCAGACCTTCTACCCCAGCATTTGATCATGCTCAAGGCGGCAAGGGATGCCATGAAAGATGCAGGTCTTTCCCTGCGACCGGGAAAGGAGCAAGGTCCAAGGGACAGATTTGGAGCGGCAATCGGCATTGAATTTGACTTTGGTGCAGCTGATTTCCACCTTCGCTGGTCCGTCGACAACAAGGCCCATGAAATACGAGACCTTTTCTCTCCTCCTTTGACGGCCAACCGGACCCTGGGCGCCCTGGGGGGAATCGTTGCAAGCCGGATTGCAAGGGAGTTCAAGCTCGGCGGCCCCTGCTTTACCGTTTCGGCCCAGTCGGCATCGGGTTTAAAGGCCATTGAGATCGGGGTTAACTGTCTTCAATCGGGTGAAACCGATCTTTTCCTGTGCGGGGCCGTGGATATGGCAGGCGACCTTCGACAGACCCTTTTGACCCATGGACTGACCCCCTTTTCCGGGCAGGATGAGACCCTGCCCTTTGACAGAAAAGCCAGGGGAACCCTGCCGTCTGAAGGTGCCTGCGCCCTTATTTTAAAACCCCTTGACCAGGCCATAAAGGACAAAGACCGAATTTATTCGATAATCCGGGGAACAGCCAATGCCGGTCCGGGAAGTTCAGAACAGGAAACGGCTGATGGTTCCAATCAATTTTCAGAAGAACCGTTGGTCCGGGATGGTGTCAGCAATTCAGGCAGAACAATGGTTGACGCCTATAGACGCTCCCTTGAGCGCTGCCTTACCCATGGAAACGTGGCTGCTTCGTCCGTGGGTCTCTACGAGGCCCATGGGAGTGCAGACCCATGGAATGATACCATGGAATTAGAAGCCCTTGAACACCTTCAGTTTGACTGCGCCGTTGGCAGTACCCGGGCGACCAGTGGAGACACCGGGGCCGCTGCAGGATTACTGTCGGCCATCAAGGCAAGTCTTGCCCTGTTTCACCATATCATTCCACCGGTTCCCGGTTTTAACACTCCGATCAAACCGTTTGACCGGAACAGCCCCATCCATATCCCGAAACACCCGGCATATTGGACAAAAACAGACAAGAATCTGCCCAGACGAGCCCTTGTAACGGCCATCACCCGGGACCGGGAGGTGGCACATCTTCTCCTTGAAGGGGTGGATTGCCCTCAACAAAGACTCAACCCCCTGGGTGAACCGGAAACCACCCTTTTCATCGTAAGGGCAGGATCAACTGCCGGTCTCAGAACCCGGCTCCTTGAGCTGGAGGATCTTGTGGTCCGGTTGATGTTGGAAGCTCCCTGCCCCTCCTGCCATGCCATTGGAGCCGCCTGGTTCAGACAGACCCGGCCATCAACAGGTCCTGTGCTTTCCATCCTTGCAAACAATACAAACACCCTCAGACACCTCATTCAAACGGCCATCCAGGCAGTCCAGGACAATCAGGCGTGTCAAATCGACGGATCTGAAGGAATCGTGTACACCCTCAACCCCATGGGGCAAAAGGGAAGGATGGCCTTTTTATACCCTGGATCGGGCAATCACTTTCCCGCCATGGGCAGGCAGATCGGCGTTCTGTTTCCTGAAATCCTTGACCAGATGGAACAAAGAACGACCACCCCTGCCTGCAATCTGATTTACAGCCAGGTCTTGTTTGGCGATCTCATGACCCGGGTGAGCCGAACCTTTGGCCTGACACCCCAGGCAGGCATCGGCCACAGCCTTGGGGAAACCGCCTCACTCTTCTCCCTTGGGGTGTGGAATGACCCTGACCAGATGCTGACCCGCATGGAGCAATCCGACCTTTTTACTGAAAAACTTGCCGGAAAGTTTCTTGCAGTCAAGCAGAGCTGGGGCCTTGGCGACGACGAAACACCAGACTGGACCGTTGCCGCAGTCAATCGCAGCGCCCGTGAAATTGAAACCCAGCTTTGCAACCATGAAAGGGTTTATCTGCTCATCAGAAATACGCCCGACGAGACGGTCATTGGTGGCAGCAGAGATTCGGTCAACGCCGTGATCAAGGCTTTGGGCTGCGGTGCCATGTTCCTTGAAGGGGTGATTGCCGTCCACTGTCCCATTGCAAAAGCCTGTGCCGAGGCCTATCGGGAACTGCACAAATTTACCTGTACCCCTGTCCCTGGCATTGATTTTTACAGTTGCAGCAGGGGCACAAGATACCTTCCCACCACAGAAACTGCGGCCCAGTCCATTGTTGACCAAACCATCAGGGGATTTGACTATGTCCGGCTCATCAACCAGGCATGGGAGGACGGGATAAGGGTCTTTGTGGAAATGGGACCGGGCAACTCATGCACCCGGGCCGTGGGGCGGATTTTAGAGGATCGGCCCCACCTTGTCCTGTCCTTGTCTTCAACTTCAGCTGGGGACAATGACCTTTGCGTCCTGCTCAAAGGCCTTGCAACCCTTGCGGCCCACAATATTGAACTTGATCTGGCACGGCTATTTATCCAGCCTGAAACGACCGCCCCAAAGCCACCGGTCCAGACATTATCCATTCCAACGGCAAGATCAATGGTTGAATGTGATACAATGGCTGCCGTTTGGGATAAACCGCAGCAACAAACCCAAATCGAGGCTTCCCAGTCTATTGAGAAACAAAAAACACCCGGGATGGAGCACCCTGCCCTTTTCGATTCCCCCCGATTGACTGCCCGGGCCCATGAATTGTTTTTAACCCTGACCCAGACAAACATGCAGGCCTATGAAATCCAGTTTGCCGCCCTTGCCGGGGCCGCGGCAGACACCATGGATGGTGATGTCACCTTTGTCAAAGGCCCTTCACCCACGCCTGGAACCGGTATCGCCTCTCCCAGGCTGCCAGAACCGATTTTTGACCGGGACAGCTGTCTTGAATTTGCAAGGGGACGGGCGGGGAACGTTCTGGGCAAAGCCTTTGAGATCATAGATACTTATCCTGTGCGGGTAAGGCTACCCGAGGAACCCCTCATGCTGGTGGACAGAATCATGTCCATTGACGGTGAAATGCTTTCAATGGGTCCGGGGCGCATCGTCACCCAGCACGATGTCGTTGACAAGGCCTGGTACCTGGACGGTGGAAAAACGCCGGTCAGCATCACAATCGAGGCGGGCCAGGCAGATCTTTTTCTCTGCTCCTGGCTCGGCATTGACCACCAGGTCCAGGGTAAACGGCGCTACAGGCTTCTAGATGCAAAGGTGACCTTTCACCGGGACCTGCCCTGTCCGGGTGAAACCATTGAGTATCACATTGAAATCGACCGCTTCCTCAAGCAGGGTGAAATCCACCTGTTCTTCTTCCACTACAGGGGATACGTCAACAACGATCTGCTGATTTCCATGCGGGAGGGCTGTGCGGGATTTTTCACACCCGAAGAGGTTGAAAACTCCGGGGGGATCATTCTCACAGCCCGGGACAGGGAAACCCATCAGCCCCCGAGTCCCTGGATTCCCCCGGTACAGATGGTCAACGAACACTATGACGATTCCCAGATCAACGCCCTTAGGAACGGGGATCTGAACAAGTGCTTTGGCCCTGTTTTTAAAGGCATTGTTCTTGGTAAAAATATGCGCCTTCCAGGACAGAGAATGCACCTTCTGGACCGGGTCACCGCCGTTGAACCCAGGGGCGGCAGATTCGGCCTTGGACGGATAACCGCCGAAGCAGACATTCAGCCTGATGACTGGTTTCTGACCTGCCATTTCATCGACGACATGGTCATGCCCGGAACCCTGATGTACGAATGCTGCGCCCATACCCTGAGAATTTTTACCCAGCGCATGGGATGGATTTCAACAAACGACGATGTTCATTACGATGTTGTCCCAGGCATTGAAAGTGATCTCAAATGCCGGGGTCCGGTGACCGTTCATACTAAAAAGGCCCGCTACGAAATTGAGGTCAAGGAGATGGGTTATAATCCTGAACCCTATGTGATTGCCGATGCCCACATGTTTTCCGACAATCACAGGATCGTTCTTTACAAAAATATGGGATTGAAAATCGCGGGACTTACCCGTCTGGAGATAGAACGAACATGGAGTTAA
- a CDS encoding DMT family transporter codes for MKIKNRLENSQILTGYLFAIAATAIWSGNFIVARGLNETIPPITLAFCRWLVAVIVFLPFALKPLIAQWGILKKNMGYLSVTSLLGITIFNTLIYFAGHTTTAVNLSLISITFPIFIVIFSRIFFRERLTLNKGIGIVLVVTGVVLLITRGALSSLLNISFAIGDLWMLLAAIIFAVYSLLLRSKPQQLSIWAFQAATFILGLIFLFPFFVWEYTITPSIPFDTKAVVSILYVGIFASFFAFVLWNKAVVAVGPSKAGMVYYTLPLFSGFLAHFFLKENVTIIHFYSVLLIASGIFTANYEFKGLKRISTAQARP; via the coding sequence ATGAAAATAAAAAATAGATTAGAAAACTCACAAATCCTGACCGGCTACCTTTTTGCCATTGCTGCAACGGCCATCTGGTCAGGCAATTTCATCGTTGCTCGGGGCCTTAACGAAACGATTCCCCCCATCACCCTTGCCTTTTGCAGGTGGCTGGTTGCCGTGATTGTATTTTTGCCCTTTGCATTAAAACCACTTATTGCCCAATGGGGTATCCTTAAAAAAAATATGGGATATCTATCTGTCACCTCATTGCTGGGAATTACCATATTCAACACCCTGATCTATTTTGCCGGTCACACAACCACCGCTGTCAATTTATCATTGATATCCATCACTTTTCCCATCTTTATTGTCATTTTTTCCAGAATTTTTTTCCGGGAACGACTCACCCTGAACAAGGGCATCGGCATCGTACTTGTTGTAACAGGGGTTGTCCTACTGATCACCCGTGGGGCCCTTTCAAGCCTGCTCAATATCTCTTTTGCCATAGGTGATCTCTGGATGCTTCTGGCCGCCATCATTTTTGCCGTATACAGTCTTTTATTGAGATCCAAACCCCAGCAGTTAAGCATCTGGGCCTTCCAGGCAGCCACCTTTATTCTGGGACTCATCTTTCTATTTCCCTTTTTTGTCTGGGAATATACCATCACACCTTCCATCCCATTTGATACAAAGGCCGTTGTATCCATTTTATATGTGGGCATCTTTGCCTCCTTTTTTGCTTTTGTTTTATGGAACAAGGCAGTCGTGGCGGTGGGTCCTTCAAAAGCGGGAATGGTATACTATACCTTACCCCTTTTTAGCGGTTTTTTGGCCCACTTCTTTTTAAAAGAAAATGTCACCATTATCCATTTTTACAGTGTCTTGCTCATTGCCTCGGGCATCTTTACCGCTAATTATGAATTCAAGGGTCTCAAGCGGATCAGCACCGCTCAAGCTCGACCATGA
- a CDS encoding rhomboid family intramembrane serine protease produces the protein MMQKERITPDLVVKYIIYVNVALFVASLALSGREIQISLNPFTAFSPSMNALIFLGATGTIPIDHYHEWWSLISANWLHGSLVHILFNMTALVQIAPLIIHAYGISRMLAIYAIGGTLGFYLSYLAGVGVTIGASAAICALIGAALYFGKSRGGDFGKAVYKQTTGWVVSLAVIGLLIPSINNWGHGGGVVAGIFLGWLLGYNERKQENAGHRIAAGVCIFLTLGVLTWALVSAVYLSI, from the coding sequence ATGATGCAAAAAGAACGAATCACACCGGACCTTGTTGTCAAATACATCATCTATGTTAATGTGGCCCTTTTTGTGGCAAGCCTTGCCCTGAGCGGCAGGGAGATACAAATTTCCCTCAACCCCTTTACGGCCTTTTCACCGTCCATGAATGCCCTGATCTTTCTGGGTGCCACAGGAACCATTCCCATTGACCACTACCATGAGTGGTGGTCCCTTATTTCAGCCAACTGGCTCCATGGAAGCCTTGTGCACATCCTCTTTAACATGACGGCCCTTGTCCAGATAGCCCCCCTCATCATCCATGCCTATGGCATCAGCCGAATGCTTGCCATCTACGCCATTGGAGGAACATTGGGTTTCTATCTTTCATACCTTGCAGGGGTGGGCGTCACCATTGGGGCCTCGGCCGCCATCTGCGCATTGATCGGAGCGGCCCTTTATTTCGGAAAATCCCGGGGTGGGGACTTTGGCAAGGCCGTTTACAAGCAGACCACCGGATGGGTTGTCAGCCTTGCCGTCATCGGGCTTTTAATCCCCAGCATCAACAACTGGGGCCACGGTGGCGGTGTGGTTGCAGGTATTTTCCTGGGATGGCTGCTGGGATACAACGAACGTAAGCAAGAAAATGCCGGCCATCGTATTGCTGCAGGTGTTTGTATCTTCCTGACCCTGGGGGTCCTGACATGGGCCCTTGTGTCTGCCGTATATTTGAGCATTTGA
- a CDS encoding MoaD/ThiS family protein, which translates to MIEIEVKLFATLVKYRPKESDAFKLPDKTTIAGLLSKLNIPEEETKLIFVNGKKQPMTHEVQHGDRVGIFPPVGGG; encoded by the coding sequence ATGATTGAAATTGAAGTCAAACTGTTTGCAACCCTGGTTAAATATCGTCCCAAAGAATCAGATGCATTTAAACTCCCCGACAAGACAACCATCGCAGGGCTTCTTTCCAAGCTCAATATTCCTGAAGAGGAAACCAAGCTCATTTTTGTCAACGGTAAAAAACAACCCATGACCCATGAGGTGCAGCACGGGGACCGGGTAGGCATCTTCCCCCCTGTGGGAGGCGGTTGA
- a CDS encoding HesA/MoeB/ThiF family protein, whose product MERYRRNFNTLSQDEQTVLSESRVAVIGLGGLGGAVVEVLARIGVGALVLMDGDSFETSNLNRQILATEALVGHSKASAASARVGAVNATVQVAACHDFLDSENADATVKGCDLVIDCLDSIEARFLLESACKRAKVPLVSGAIAGTLGQVTTIFPQDPGLTLVYGDQTSPRSDGVEQEMGTLAYTAMFIAAIEASEAIKVLLNRGELLRNRLLIIDLMALSFDTVELT is encoded by the coding sequence ATGGAGCGCTACAGGCGCAATTTCAACACCCTTTCCCAGGATGAACAAACTGTTCTGTCCGAGTCCAGGGTGGCTGTCATTGGCCTTGGCGGCCTTGGCGGCGCCGTGGTGGAGGTGCTTGCAAGGATCGGGGTGGGTGCCCTGGTTCTCATGGACGGTGACTCCTTTGAGACGAGCAACCTCAACCGGCAGATCCTTGCCACTGAAGCCCTGGTCGGTCATTCAAAGGCCAGTGCGGCAAGCGCTCGGGTGGGTGCTGTAAATGCGACTGTTCAAGTGGCAGCCTGCCATGATTTTTTGGACAGCGAGAATGCAGATGCAACGGTTAAAGGATGTGATCTTGTGATCGACTGCCTTGACAGCATCGAAGCCAGGTTTCTGCTGGAATCTGCCTGCAAACGGGCAAAAGTTCCTTTGGTATCCGGCGCCATCGCAGGCACCCTGGGCCAGGTCACCACCATCTTTCCCCAGGACCCGGGGCTGACGCTTGTCTATGGGGATCAAACTTCCCCACGGTCAGACGGCGTTGAACAAGAGATGGGTACCCTGGCTTATACAGCCATGTTCATTGCGGCAATCGAGGCATCCGAAGCCATCAAGGTGTTGCTCAACCGGGGGGAGTTGCTGAGAAACCGGCTGCTCATCATTGATCTCATGGCCCTTTCCTTTGACACGGTTGAACTGACCTGA
- a CDS encoding SIR2 family NAD-dependent protein deacylase, translated as MYAKAAMMIKSARRCVAFTGAGISVESGIPPFRGENGLWNRYDPATFDIEYFLSHSTQSWEVMRDVFYNLFSGIKPNTAHYSLAELEQRGLVKAIITQNVDNLHTEAGSSVVHEFHGSLKRLVCLNCHKSVKVDQTDLAALPPRCDHCRGIMKPDAVFFGESIPEPAHSRSFKECEQADCFVLIGTTGEVAPANLIPRMAKERGAVIIEINTTSSLYTRSITDVFLKNRATLAMEKLMEEIDKL; from the coding sequence ATGTATGCAAAGGCAGCAATGATGATAAAATCGGCACGTCGCTGTGTGGCATTTACCGGAGCCGGTATATCTGTTGAGAGCGGAATTCCACCTTTCAGGGGAGAAAACGGCCTCTGGAACAGATACGATCCGGCCACTTTTGATATAGAATATTTTTTAAGCCATTCCACCCAATCCTGGGAGGTGATGAGGGATGTTTTTTACAACCTTTTTTCCGGCATCAAACCCAACACGGCCCACTATTCGCTGGCAGAGCTTGAGCAAAGGGGCCTTGTCAAGGCCATCATCACCCAGAATGTTGACAACCTCCACACGGAAGCGGGAAGCAGTGTGGTTCATGAGTTTCACGGTTCCCTGAAGCGGCTGGTTTGTCTCAACTGCCACAAATCCGTCAAGGTCGACCAGACGGATCTTGCCGCTCTTCCTCCCCGGTGCGACCATTGCAGGGGAATAATGAAACCCGATGCGGTTTTCTTTGGAGAATCAATCCCCGAGCCTGCACATTCACGGTCGTTCAAAGAGTGTGAACAGGCGGACTGCTTCGTTCTCATCGGCACCACAGGCGAAGTGGCCCCGGCCAACCTGATTCCCAGGATGGCCAAAGAACGCGGGGCCGTCATCATCGAGATCAACACAACAAGCTCTTTGTATACCCGGTCCATTACCGACGTTTTTTTAAAAAACCGTGCAACCCTTGCCATGGAGAAGCTCATGGAAGAGATTGACAAACTGTAG